In a genomic window of Candidatus Bathyarchaeota archaeon:
- a CDS encoding carbohydrate kinase family protein — MSLASCKKHLQNFLNEPQKKCRVVVMPDFFLDRLINLKWDAAEFSKLISDVAERKGGSLDGVPQTDIKGGNAINIASALVNLGVEVTPIICTSDLGLQQIKYHFRELSLNTSHIKTCGSASMTTALELNSPNGKTNIMLRDLGALTEFGPDNFNEKDYALLEEADYTCLFNWAGTLKHGTELAKAVFSRARLNGKSKTYYGTADPTPNAKDIPQLIEEVLKTNKVDVLSVNENEAVTYASFLDKSIAEKKTHMAFADLALEAARVLAKHFCARVDLHTTAFSATVRPKRDVIVPSFRVKTLRATGAGDAWDAGNIFGDYHGLPDECRLMLANALSACYLSNSEGMHPTKQKLQYFLNSLE; from the coding sequence ATGTCTTTGGCGTCATGCAAAAAACATCTACAAAACTTCTTAAACGAACCCCAAAAAAAGTGCCGCGTCGTGGTTATGCCAGACTTCTTTTTAGACCGCCTCATCAACCTCAAATGGGACGCCGCAGAATTCAGCAAACTAATCAGTGACGTAGCAGAACGGAAAGGCGGCAGCTTAGACGGAGTTCCACAAACCGACATTAAAGGCGGAAACGCAATAAACATCGCCTCCGCCCTAGTTAACCTCGGCGTCGAAGTCACCCCTATCATTTGTACCAGCGACTTGGGGCTCCAACAAATAAAGTATCACTTCAGAGAATTATCCCTCAACACCTCCCACATCAAAACCTGCGGGTCCGCGTCGATGACCACCGCTTTGGAGCTAAACAGCCCCAACGGCAAAACCAACATAATGCTACGCGATTTAGGTGCCTTAACCGAGTTTGGACCCGACAACTTCAACGAAAAGGATTATGCCCTTCTCGAAGAAGCCGACTACACCTGTCTGTTTAACTGGGCTGGAACCCTAAAGCATGGTACCGAGTTGGCGAAGGCAGTTTTCTCTCGTGCACGTTTGAATGGGAAATCTAAAACCTATTATGGCACAGCCGACCCCACCCCTAACGCCAAAGACATCCCCCAACTCATCGAGGAAGTCCTCAAAACCAACAAAGTCGACGTGCTTAGCGTCAACGAAAACGAGGCAGTCACCTACGCTAGCTTCCTTGACAAAAGCATTGCTGAGAAGAAAACTCATATGGCTTTCGCGGATTTAGCGTTGGAGGCTGCGCGGGTTTTGGCTAAGCATTTCTGCGCTCGCGTTGATTTGCATACCACAGCGTTTTCTGCAACAGTGAGACCTAAGCGTGACGTGATTGTGCCTTCTTTTAGGGTGAAAACCTTGCGGGCAACGGGGGCTGGCGACGCCTGGGATGCAGGCAACATCTTTGGCGATTATCATGGTCTTCCAGATGAATGTCGTCTGATGTTGGCAAACGCGCTTTCAGCCTGTTACCTTTCTAACTCTGAGGGGATGCATCCCACCAAACAAAAACTCCAATATTTCCTCAACTCTCTGGAGTGA
- a CDS encoding acetate--CoA ligase family protein: MNQTTSIINQAQKENRKALLEPEAKTICSEYGISVNKFKVATTETQAAAYADEIGYPIVLKIVSPDIIHKSDAGGVLVNLKTATDVAAGFTKIITNAKKYKADAKIVGVLVQEMAPSGIEVIVGAIKDPTFGPTVMFGLGGIFVELLKDVNFRVAPLTEEDAKEMITTLKAYPLLNGYRGSQPADLDALTTIIVNVSRLILKHPEIKELDLNPIMAYSKGAKTVDARIILE, from the coding sequence ATGAACCAAACCACAAGCATAATCAACCAAGCTCAAAAGGAAAACCGAAAAGCACTACTTGAGCCCGAAGCCAAAACCATCTGTTCAGAATACGGCATATCAGTAAACAAATTCAAAGTAGCCACCACCGAAACACAAGCCGCAGCCTACGCAGACGAAATCGGCTACCCCATCGTTCTAAAAATCGTCTCCCCCGACATCATCCACAAATCCGATGCAGGAGGCGTCCTAGTTAACCTCAAAACCGCCACCGATGTCGCCGCGGGATTCACCAAAATCATCACAAACGCCAAAAAATACAAAGCAGACGCCAAAATCGTTGGCGTTCTTGTACAGGAAATGGCACCCTCCGGCATCGAAGTCATCGTGGGCGCAATCAAAGACCCGACCTTTGGCCCCACAGTCATGTTCGGCTTAGGCGGCATATTCGTCGAGCTTCTAAAAGACGTAAACTTCCGTGTCGCACCCCTAACCGAGGAAGACGCTAAAGAAATGATAACCACCCTCAAAGCCTACCCGCTCCTAAACGGCTACCGCGGCAGCCAACCCGCAGACCTCGACGCCCTCACAACCATCATAGTCAACGTCTCTCGCCTAATCCTAAAACACCCCGAAATCAAAGAACTCGACCTCAACCCCATCATGGCATACTCCAAAGGCGCCAAAACCGTCGACGCACGCATAATCCTAGAATAA
- a CDS encoding type II/IV secretion system ATPase subunit translates to MQPNKTPTRKQKIKQSLANAKAKLNQSATNTQTRFKNFSTNLQTSASKTKTTLKSKLHKPHFKLTFRTKKQKSETDSKPKFSLKNRFHKPNFKLSLKSKKPEPEAPLVTSSKPLPKDVKIVEKYPLNEPYSQVAIVQDLKTGEHKYILDELQLDPMERDIYNRVLEILLGEIKSPKEEIEDPRKFFADEAKKIVDKYRITLGWLPEVSWFKILYHAERDLVGFGKIDPLMHDPNIEDISCDGVNKPVYIWHRNFESIETNLQFESDEDLDNLVVKLVHMAGKHVSSAFPIVDASLPGKHRLAVAYRREITPFGTAFTIRKFREDPYSIIDLINIGTFTEEMAAYLWICLENRASVMVLGGTAAGKTTALNALGCLIKPGSKIMTIEETAELNLSHENWVSLISRQSYGLGGSTVGEVALFDLVKTCMRHRPDLMIVGEVRGQEAYVLFQALATGHGGMCTMHAENVQSAVRRLTQKPMDISPAYIPLMNIVMSVQRVHLIKNGEKKAFRRVLSVNEIVDSETYKNPFKWDPIKDEQILDLENSFLLTNIADRLGVSRPQLLEEMQRRTDVLRWMRESKIRSYKEVATIIAEYYARPREFYRKTIVTPEVVAVASTR, encoded by the coding sequence ATGCAGCCCAACAAAACCCCAACGCGTAAGCAAAAAATCAAACAATCCCTAGCGAACGCGAAGGCCAAACTAAACCAATCAGCCACCAACACCCAAACCCGCTTCAAAAACTTCTCAACAAACCTCCAAACATCCGCCTCAAAAACAAAAACCACCCTAAAAAGCAAACTCCACAAACCCCACTTCAAACTAACCTTTAGAACAAAAAAACAAAAATCCGAGACCGATTCCAAACCAAAATTCAGTCTAAAAAACAGGTTCCACAAACCCAACTTCAAACTCTCCCTAAAATCAAAAAAACCAGAACCTGAAGCTCCCCTAGTAACCTCCAGCAAACCCCTCCCCAAAGACGTAAAAATCGTCGAAAAATACCCCCTCAACGAACCCTACAGCCAAGTCGCCATCGTGCAAGACCTCAAAACAGGCGAACACAAATACATTCTCGACGAACTCCAACTTGACCCCATGGAACGCGACATCTACAACCGCGTCCTCGAAATCTTGCTCGGCGAAATTAAATCACCCAAAGAAGAAATCGAAGACCCCCGCAAATTCTTCGCCGACGAAGCCAAAAAAATCGTCGACAAATACCGCATTACACTAGGTTGGCTGCCTGAAGTTTCGTGGTTCAAAATTCTCTATCATGCAGAACGGGACCTTGTCGGGTTTGGCAAAATTGACCCCTTAATGCATGACCCTAACATAGAAGACATTTCCTGCGACGGCGTCAACAAACCCGTCTATATTTGGCACCGAAACTTTGAAAGTATTGAAACTAACCTCCAATTCGAATCCGACGAAGACCTCGACAACCTCGTCGTCAAACTTGTCCACATGGCAGGCAAACACGTCAGCAGCGCCTTCCCCATAGTGGACGCCTCTCTGCCTGGAAAGCACCGCCTTGCAGTGGCCTACCGCAGAGAAATTACACCTTTCGGAACCGCTTTCACCATCCGTAAATTCCGAGAAGACCCATACTCAATTATCGACCTCATAAACATCGGAACCTTCACCGAGGAAATGGCAGCTTACCTATGGATATGCCTCGAAAACCGCGCGTCAGTCATGGTTCTAGGCGGCACTGCAGCTGGCAAAACCACTGCACTCAACGCTTTAGGTTGCCTCATTAAACCAGGCAGCAAAATCATGACCATCGAAGAAACCGCTGAACTCAACCTCTCACATGAGAACTGGGTTTCGCTGATTTCTCGACAAAGCTACGGATTAGGCGGAAGCACTGTGGGTGAAGTGGCACTTTTCGATCTGGTTAAGACTTGTATGCGGCACCGCCCAGACCTAATGATTGTAGGCGAAGTCCGAGGCCAAGAAGCTTACGTGCTGTTCCAAGCCCTAGCGACAGGTCACGGCGGCATGTGCACCATGCACGCAGAAAACGTCCAGTCTGCCGTTCGTCGTTTAACCCAAAAACCCATGGATATTTCTCCAGCTTACATCCCACTCATGAACATCGTCATGTCAGTGCAACGAGTTCACCTCATTAAAAATGGCGAGAAAAAGGCGTTCCGTCGGGTTCTCTCAGTAAACGAAATCGTTGATTCAGAAACCTACAAGAACCCCTTCAAATGGGACCCAATTAAAGACGAGCAAATCCTCGACTTAGAAAACAGCTTCTTGCTTACCAATATTGCTGACCGCTTGGGTGTTTCTCGTCCGCAGCTCCTTGAGGAAATGCAACGTCGCACGGATGTTTTGCGTTGGATGCGCGAAAGCAAAATCCGCAGCTACAAAGAAGTAGCCACCATAATAGCTGAATACTACGCAAGACCCCGAGAATTCTACAGAAAAACCATCGTTACCCCGGAGGTTGTGGCGGTTGCCTCTACTCGCTAA
- a CDS encoding type II secretion system F family protein codes for MPLLAKLEAWSFRLFGRFAPYVLKNVFPSMKKSLEKARIRIYPETYISLMFFLAIVTLPIGIFFGWAALAFGVLPLLALAPLPLYIMMGFVVVPLNNASDRSTGLEREIPFAAAYISVMASGGIAPYDSFKRLTEVDLMPSMRKEAQDITKDVEIFGVDPLTALEQAAKKTPLDIFKEFLSGYASTVIIGGDIGHYLERKAEDIFKARALRVKAAAERLGMLLETFIIVMVMMSLCFYILFAVNNIQTTSSEAASDLSAYSGILMYTYIFTPMLSVMFVYMAHSMQPKTPLLDNRPYKVFGISCAAAIITFLLLTNFMGAVQLPLFTTLIEYGLDLTIALSIALFISVAPAGIVHTRLTRTRNSMEQGVTTFLRDLTEVRKTGLSPEKCIESLSKRDYGAFSKELRKISSEISWGIPIKKVMTDFLHRTRSWMVQIVMFLLVETIDVGGGTIAMIDSLARFSNMTEEVEKEKRMSTRPYVLMPYLASVLLVATTVMMMSLTVGITVPGVETVPQDNTLMQTVFMTAVIFNSYLIGIVAGKISEESVGAGFKHAAILVLISILAAKLIPQFVNIG; via the coding sequence TTGCCTCTACTCGCTAAACTGGAAGCTTGGTCCTTCCGTTTATTTGGCCGCTTCGCGCCATACGTCCTCAAAAACGTGTTTCCCTCCATGAAGAAGTCATTGGAGAAGGCACGTATCAGAATTTACCCTGAAACCTACATTTCATTGATGTTCTTTTTGGCTATCGTAACGCTGCCAATTGGAATATTTTTCGGTTGGGCAGCGTTGGCTTTTGGAGTTTTGCCGCTTTTAGCTCTGGCACCCCTTCCCCTCTACATCATGATGGGTTTTGTTGTTGTTCCATTAAACAATGCCAGCGACCGATCAACTGGATTAGAACGAGAAATTCCCTTTGCCGCAGCATACATCAGCGTCATGGCATCAGGCGGCATAGCGCCCTATGACAGCTTCAAACGCTTAACCGAAGTGGACTTGATGCCCTCAATGCGTAAAGAAGCCCAAGACATCACCAAAGACGTAGAAATCTTTGGCGTCGACCCGCTCACTGCACTTGAGCAGGCTGCGAAAAAGACTCCCCTAGACATTTTTAAGGAGTTTTTAAGCGGTTACGCATCCACCGTTATCATCGGCGGCGACATCGGTCACTACCTTGAACGCAAAGCTGAAGACATCTTTAAGGCTCGGGCGCTCCGCGTAAAAGCCGCAGCTGAAAGATTAGGCATGCTGCTGGAAACCTTCATAATCGTTATGGTTATGATGTCTCTTTGCTTCTACATCCTCTTTGCTGTTAACAACATTCAAACCACCTCAAGTGAAGCCGCGTCTGATTTGTCCGCGTACTCGGGTATACTGATGTACACTTACATTTTCACGCCTATGCTCTCCGTTATGTTCGTGTATATGGCGCACAGTATGCAACCAAAAACGCCTTTACTTGACAACCGACCCTACAAAGTCTTCGGCATCTCATGCGCAGCCGCCATAATCACCTTCCTACTATTAACCAACTTTATGGGCGCCGTACAGCTACCCCTCTTCACCACATTGATAGAATACGGCCTAGACTTAACAATAGCCCTATCAATTGCCCTCTTCATATCCGTCGCCCCCGCAGGCATCGTTCACACACGATTAACCCGAACCCGAAACAGCATGGAACAAGGCGTCACCACGTTTCTGCGCGACCTCACCGAAGTCCGCAAGACTGGCTTGTCACCGGAGAAATGCATTGAAAGCCTCTCTAAACGTGACTACGGAGCATTTAGCAAGGAACTTCGCAAAATCAGCAGCGAAATTTCATGGGGTATTCCCATAAAAAAGGTCATGACCGATTTCCTGCATCGAACGCGCAGTTGGATGGTGCAAATCGTCATGTTTCTGCTGGTCGAAACTATTGATGTCGGCGGCGGCACCATTGCTATGATTGATTCATTGGCGCGTTTCAGCAACATGACTGAGGAAGTGGAGAAAGAAAAGAGAATGTCCACTCGTCCCTACGTCCTGATGCCCTACTTAGCTTCGGTTCTTCTAGTCGCTACAACCGTCATGATGATGAGTTTAACCGTTGGCATAACCGTACCCGGCGTGGAAACAGTTCCCCAAGATAACACACTCATGCAAACCGTGTTTATGACTGCAGTTATCTTCAACAGCTACCTCATTGGTATCGTCGCGGGAAAAATTAGTGAAGAATCTGTCGGCGCAGGCTTTAAGCACGCGGCAATTCTGGTGCTTATCTCTATACTTGCAGCTAAACTGATTCCCCAATTTGTGAATATAGGATAG
- a CDS encoding prepilin peptidase: MGASLAFSLAVLLYASWSDYKTREVSNRVWVIYGPIGLGLSLATLILFEPAQLLFYVLCVGVTVALAFLLFYVGGFGGADSKALMCLAVALPFAPLIVFNPIIPNGASPLSQYIFPITILGNAVLFAAASGIYMVFRNLFWHKKHGVKLFPGTLAHESIGKKLLVIVTGYKMAIPRLQQTWHLFPMEDLEEGEETKRKLVVIPHDEGRAQIVERLSDAAASKKIEGYVWATPGLPMLIFVTLGLLVAVFFGDLVWLLVRLLLG; this comes from the coding sequence ATAGGCGCAAGCTTAGCATTTTCCTTAGCAGTTCTACTCTATGCTTCTTGGAGCGACTATAAGACCCGAGAAGTCAGCAACCGCGTCTGGGTAATCTATGGCCCTATAGGTCTGGGTTTGTCTTTGGCGACGCTGATACTCTTTGAACCCGCCCAACTGCTCTTCTATGTGTTGTGCGTCGGCGTTACCGTGGCTTTGGCGTTTCTGCTCTTTTATGTTGGCGGATTTGGCGGTGCCGACTCCAAAGCTCTCATGTGCCTCGCCGTTGCTTTACCCTTTGCGCCGCTTATCGTCTTCAACCCCATAATACCCAACGGCGCTTCCCCCTTGTCACAGTATATCTTTCCCATAACCATCTTGGGAAACGCTGTGCTATTTGCAGCCGCAAGCGGTATTTACATGGTGTTTCGTAACTTATTCTGGCATAAAAAACACGGCGTCAAACTCTTCCCGGGAACCCTTGCCCACGAATCAATCGGAAAAAAACTCCTTGTCATAGTCACGGGCTACAAAATGGCTATTCCGCGGTTACAGCAAACTTGGCACCTGTTTCCAATGGAAGACCTTGAAGAAGGTGAAGAAACCAAACGCAAACTCGTCGTTATCCCCCACGATGAAGGACGTGCCCAAATTGTCGAGCGCCTCTCCGATGCAGCCGCTTCAAAAAAGATTGAGGGTTACGTGTGGGCTACGCCGGGGTTGCCTATGTTGATTTTCGTAACACTGGGACTGTTAGTCGCTGTGTTTTTTGGAGATTTAGTCTGGCTACTGGTTAGGTTACTTTTGGGCTAA